The Brevibacillus brevis genome contains a region encoding:
- the zapA gene encoding cell division protein ZapA, which yields MQGDGKNRLTVDIFGQQYRLSGKASVNHIRMVAGFVDDKMNEIANGNHRLDTAKIAVLSAVNIADEYFRLRQEYEELLKIIQEEAKAKPID from the coding sequence GTGCAAGGTGATGGGAAAAATCGTTTGACGGTGGACATCTTTGGCCAACAATACCGGCTCAGTGGCAAGGCAAGTGTCAATCACATACGCATGGTGGCCGGTTTCGTTGATGACAAGATGAACGAAATCGCAAACGGCAACCATCGACTGGATACTGCCAAAATTGCCGTACTTTCTGCAGTCAATATCGCGGATGAATACTTCCGCTTGCGTCAGGAGTACGAAGAACTGCTGAAAATCATTCAGGAAGAGGCAAAGGCTAAACCGATAGATTAA
- a CDS encoding endonuclease MutS2 codes for MEQRVLKTLEYDKIVALLIDKASCTYGKEKAAELIPFLRLDEVITAQQGTEQAATVLRLKGSVPLGGIRDIRGPVQRARLNAMLAPMELLDIASTVMAGRRLKTFLLDMCEDHELPLLQQQAERIEGLRELETEIRRCIDENGDILDSASLELRQVRQEIRQLESRIREKLDQMTRSSTYQKMLMENIVTIRGDRFVIPVKQEYRSVFGGIVHDQSASGATLFIEPEVIVEMNNKLRELRLREEREVERILYVLTEQVSFAVEALVENTEALTELDFMFAKAQLAWSMKAICPRINDRGYVNMRKARHPLIPREVVVPVDVELGGEYQAIVVTGPNTGGKTVSLKTIGLLSLMTMAGLHIPAEEESEMTVFSSVFADIGDEQSIEQSLSTFSSHMTNIIQILAKMDDKSLVLFDELGAGTDPTEGAALAMSIIDHVIDSGARLVATTHYSELKAYAYDRPEVINASVEFDVQTLRPTYRLLIGVPGRSNAFAIARRLGLPEHIIDVARGSISEEDNQVESMIASLERNRKSAEADRLAAKAARLEAEELRRQLEEERAQFAEEKNKRMERAEDEARIAVQLAKEEAETIIRELREMMAEGMEIKEHRLIDAKKRLGNAVLELEKEKVKKPAKAVRATQIKVGDEVMVTSFGQKGTVLEKVNNEEFLVQIGIMKMKVKRDDMHVQNSIQQKPQAAPYTSVKRRSDNIKMDLDLRGYNVEDSIREIDQFLDDALLAGLHSVSIIHGHGTGVLRKGVHEYLRNHRNVKSFRLGGQGEGGVGATIAELK; via the coding sequence GTGGAACAACGGGTTTTAAAGACGTTAGAATACGATAAAATAGTCGCCCTGTTGATTGACAAGGCATCTTGCACATATGGAAAAGAAAAAGCGGCAGAGCTGATTCCTTTTTTACGTTTGGATGAAGTCATAACCGCTCAGCAAGGGACAGAACAAGCAGCAACCGTGTTACGCCTAAAAGGCAGCGTGCCACTCGGTGGCATTCGCGATATCCGCGGTCCCGTACAGCGTGCCAGATTGAACGCCATGCTCGCCCCGATGGAATTGCTGGATATTGCCAGCACCGTTATGGCCGGACGCAGGCTCAAAACATTTTTGCTCGACATGTGTGAGGATCACGAGCTGCCATTATTGCAACAGCAGGCAGAGCGTATTGAGGGCCTGCGCGAGTTGGAAACCGAAATTCGCCGTTGTATTGATGAAAACGGCGACATTTTGGACAGCGCGAGTCTTGAATTGCGACAGGTACGCCAGGAGATTAGACAGCTCGAGTCACGCATTCGCGAAAAGCTCGATCAAATGACACGCTCGTCTACTTATCAAAAAATGCTGATGGAAAACATCGTTACGATTCGTGGTGATCGTTTCGTTATTCCGGTTAAGCAGGAGTATCGTTCTGTATTTGGCGGAATCGTTCACGATCAGTCGGCATCTGGGGCGACGCTCTTTATTGAGCCGGAAGTGATCGTCGAGATGAACAATAAGCTTCGCGAGCTTCGTCTGCGCGAGGAGCGTGAAGTGGAGCGCATTCTGTATGTGTTGACGGAGCAGGTATCCTTTGCGGTAGAGGCTTTGGTCGAGAATACAGAAGCACTAACAGAACTCGACTTCATGTTTGCCAAGGCTCAGCTAGCTTGGAGCATGAAGGCGATCTGTCCACGCATCAATGATCGCGGATACGTAAACATGCGAAAAGCGCGTCATCCGCTCATTCCACGAGAAGTTGTCGTTCCTGTAGATGTGGAGCTAGGTGGAGAATATCAGGCGATTGTTGTGACAGGTCCGAATACAGGGGGGAAAACCGTTTCCCTCAAAACAATCGGACTGCTGTCCTTGATGACTATGGCAGGCTTGCATATTCCGGCAGAGGAAGAGAGCGAGATGACCGTATTCTCCTCCGTTTTTGCCGATATCGGGGATGAGCAATCCATCGAGCAGAGCCTGTCTACATTCTCAAGCCATATGACCAATATTATTCAAATCTTGGCGAAAATGGACGACAAGAGCTTGGTTCTGTTTGACGAGCTGGGCGCAGGAACAGACCCGACAGAGGGTGCTGCTCTGGCCATGTCCATTATCGACCATGTGATTGATTCTGGTGCGAGATTGGTTGCAACGACTCACTACAGCGAATTGAAGGCGTATGCCTACGATAGACCTGAGGTTATCAACGCCAGCGTAGAATTTGACGTACAGACGCTGCGTCCTACTTACCGCTTGCTCATTGGGGTGCCTGGTCGATCTAATGCGTTTGCCATCGCAAGACGTCTGGGATTGCCGGAACACATCATTGATGTAGCGCGCGGCTCGATCAGTGAGGAAGACAATCAGGTCGAGAGCATGATCGCTTCGTTGGAGCGTAATCGCAAGTCGGCAGAAGCAGACAGGCTGGCGGCAAAAGCGGCACGTCTGGAAGCGGAAGAGCTGCGTAGACAGCTGGAAGAAGAACGTGCCCAATTTGCTGAAGAGAAAAACAAGCGAATGGAGCGGGCAGAGGACGAAGCGAGAATTGCCGTCCAACTCGCAAAAGAAGAAGCGGAAACAATCATTCGCGAGCTGCGCGAGATGATGGCAGAAGGCATGGAAATCAAGGAGCATCGTCTCATCGATGCGAAGAAGCGCTTGGGCAATGCCGTCCTTGAGCTGGAGAAGGAAAAGGTGAAGAAGCCGGCAAAAGCAGTTCGTGCCACACAGATCAAGGTGGGCGACGAGGTAATGGTGACGAGCTTCGGACAAAAAGGAACCGTGCTGGAAAAGGTTAACAATGAAGAATTCCTCGTGCAGATCGGGATCATGAAAATGAAAGTGAAGCGCGATGATATGCATGTACAAAACTCCATCCAACAAAAACCGCAAGCGGCTCCGTACACCTCTGTGAAGCGTCGCAGTGACAATATCAAAATGGATCTCGACTTGCGCGGCTACAACGTCGAGGACAGCATTCGGGAAATCGATCAGTTTTTAGATGATGCGCTGTTGGCAGGCTTGCACTCGGTCTCCATTATTCACGGACACGGGACTGGGGTACTGCGCAAAGGCGTACACGAGTATTTGAGAAATCATCGCAATGTAAAATCCTTCCGCTTGGGTGGTCAAGGAGAAGGCGGCGTAGGTGCTACCATTGCCGAATTGAAATAA
- a CDS encoding DUF4179 domain-containing protein, producing MSIEKIIKQSLTKQIDETTIPDELDQRVRQSFHRYHEKKETASMKKKLVMMGLIAAIILPTGVYAALNGTSYFADNPKDLNSLVGEEVKRAAAEGLSIPIDQKITDQGITIHFTEVYAEESKVLLHYRIEQQNGELVPFEFDTTGLDVVGEANGNPVYQDKGSEGTTSVLNFIGTSKEDYLPFYLTDESGKEVEVGIADHDKPEGVLAFTTHGFKLPQPLTLNVDVNRIGKTKGSWKGQFIVDQSKAKEATEAAK from the coding sequence ATGTCTATCGAAAAAATCATAAAACAGTCTCTCACCAAACAAATTGACGAAACCACGATCCCTGATGAACTCGACCAGCGCGTCAGGCAGTCCTTTCATCGCTATCACGAAAAAAAGGAGACTGCATCGATGAAGAAAAAATTAGTTATGATGGGATTAATTGCTGCTATTATACTGCCGACTGGAGTATATGCGGCTTTAAATGGAACCTCTTATTTTGCAGACAATCCAAAAGACTTGAACAGTTTGGTGGGTGAAGAGGTTAAGCGAGCAGCGGCAGAAGGGTTGTCCATTCCGATCGATCAAAAAATTACCGATCAGGGGATTACGATTCATTTTACGGAAGTGTATGCGGAAGAAAGCAAAGTTCTGCTACACTATCGCATTGAACAACAAAATGGAGAACTGGTGCCTTTCGAATTCGATACGACAGGTTTAGATGTGGTAGGCGAAGCAAATGGCAATCCTGTGTACCAGGATAAAGGCTCGGAAGGTACAACGAGTGTCCTAAACTTTATCGGGACCAGCAAAGAGGATTATTTGCCTTTCTACTTAACAGACGAGTCCGGTAAGGAAGTAGAGGTGGGAATAGCCGATCATGACAAGCCAGAGGGCGTTCTTGCCTTCACCACGCATGGATTCAAGCTACCACAGCCACTCACTTTGAATGTCGATGTGAACCGGATCGGCAAAACAAAGGGCAGCTGGAAGGGACAATTTATTGTGGACCAGAGCAAAGCCAAAGAAGCAACAGAGGCTGCGAAGTAG
- a CDS encoding glycosyltransferase, which translates to MSKLRVLHVIGGGEFGGAEQHILNLVTTFPADEVEVAVVCFYDSLFASKLRESGIQVITLNQFGRFDLRLLLALRNAFSTFQPAIIHTHGIKANFFSRLAARGMKVPLLTTVHSSLRYDYTSSLAYAIVSMMEMSTRHWNRHYIAISGAIADILRGQGVRSSDISVIYNGMDMKPYRQNHLRENDRNRLRAEWNIPEDAFLFGTAARFVPVKGLPILLDAFHALVTDKKESPYLVLIGDGSERAALEAKAKELGLESRVRFAGFRQDIPACLHALDGFVHSSLYEGLGYTIIEAMASEVPVVASNVGGVKEFVFDGDTGLIVEPGNPALLAQAMERLWTSPQLRETMVQNALNKVESTFTIQTMTEQIVALYRTLLK; encoded by the coding sequence ATGAGCAAATTACGAGTCCTCCACGTGATTGGCGGGGGGGAATTTGGCGGTGCTGAACAACATATTCTCAATTTGGTCACTACTTTTCCAGCCGACGAAGTAGAAGTCGCAGTCGTATGCTTCTATGATTCTCTCTTCGCGAGTAAATTGCGGGAATCAGGCATCCAAGTCATTACGCTGAATCAGTTCGGACGTTTTGACTTACGATTGCTGCTGGCTCTGCGGAATGCCTTTTCCACATTCCAACCAGCGATTATCCATACGCATGGGATTAAAGCCAACTTCTTTTCCCGACTGGCAGCTCGCGGTATGAAGGTGCCTTTGCTGACCACCGTTCACAGCTCACTCCGTTATGATTATACAAGCTCCTTGGCCTATGCCATTGTCAGCATGATGGAAATGAGCACGAGACATTGGAACCGTCATTATATCGCGATCAGTGGTGCGATTGCCGATATTTTGCGGGGGCAGGGTGTTCGCTCGTCTGACATTAGCGTGATTTATAACGGAATGGACATGAAGCCTTATCGGCAAAACCATTTACGGGAGAATGACCGCAATCGACTGCGTGCGGAATGGAACATACCAGAGGACGCCTTTTTGTTCGGGACGGCAGCTCGCTTTGTTCCCGTAAAAGGTCTCCCGATTCTGCTCGATGCCTTTCATGCGCTTGTGACGGACAAGAAAGAGTCCCCTTATCTCGTGTTGATCGGAGATGGCTCTGAACGTGCTGCGCTCGAGGCCAAGGCTAAAGAATTGGGGCTGGAATCGCGTGTTCGCTTTGCTGGATTTCGGCAAGATATTCCTGCGTGCTTGCATGCCTTAGATGGTTTTGTCCACTCTTCTCTGTACGAAGGGCTTGGCTATACAATCATCGAGGCAATGGCTTCGGAGGTTCCTGTCGTAGCAAGCAATGTCGGCGGTGTGAAAGAGTTTGTTTTCGATGGCGATACAGGGCTGATCGTCGAACCGGGGAATCCAGCTTTGTTGGCGCAAGCAATGGAACGGTTATGGACTTCACCACAGTTGCGTGAAACCATGGTGCAAAACGCTCTGAACAAAGTAGAATCCACTTTTACCATCCAAACCATGACCGAACAAATTGTTGCTCTTTATCGTACGTTACTGAAATGA
- a CDS encoding sigma-70 family RNA polymerase sigma factor, which translates to MNDQMLELWLDRLLDGDQEAFEVVYSMTRTKIYGTVAAMVTNKEDVHDIVSEIYYQLWRSLPAYDRKRPFLFWVNGIVIRQVKNWRRQIWRRFRLLERKQSLEEEQHVETPDEPMLAMESATEMQQAIQKLPFKLRIVVIYRYYYDYTYDQIAELLEIPVGTAKSRNHLALKRIREWIDVEWNEEELQTCLSKKS; encoded by the coding sequence ATGAATGATCAAATGTTAGAACTGTGGCTGGACCGTTTGCTTGATGGAGATCAAGAAGCTTTTGAGGTGGTCTACAGCATGACGCGGACAAAAATTTACGGTACCGTAGCAGCCATGGTCACGAATAAAGAAGATGTTCATGATATTGTAAGCGAAATCTACTATCAGCTATGGCGATCACTGCCTGCCTATGATCGCAAGCGTCCGTTTCTTTTCTGGGTAAATGGGATTGTCATTAGACAGGTGAAAAACTGGCGTAGACAGATTTGGAGAAGATTCCGTCTGTTAGAACGAAAACAGAGCTTGGAAGAAGAGCAACATGTCGAAACGCCGGATGAGCCAATGCTTGCGATGGAGTCTGCCACAGAGATGCAGCAAGCAATCCAAAAGCTGCCGTTCAAGCTGCGGATCGTCGTGATCTATCGGTATTACTACGATTATACGTACGATCAGATTGCCGAACTGCTGGAAATACCCGTGGGGACAGCAAAATCGAGAAATCATCTGGCATTAAAGCGAATCCGCGAGTGGATTGACGTCGAATGGAATGAGGAGGAACTCCAAACATGTCTATCGAAAAAATCATAA
- a CDS encoding phage holin family protein — translation MTIMRHIVRFIVAAVVLMFVGFLVPGFSVSSFWTALLAAVVIALIGWAVEAIFGDRISPYNRGIIGFLVSAVVIYLTQFIVAGFRVTILGALLASLVIGIIDLFIPIKTHMDLRNGDAGDKQET, via the coding sequence TTGACGATTATGCGCCATATCGTCCGCTTTATCGTCGCTGCCGTAGTCCTGATGTTTGTCGGCTTTCTGGTCCCCGGCTTTTCGGTTAGCAGTTTTTGGACAGCACTGCTCGCGGCCGTTGTCATCGCACTGATTGGCTGGGCCGTGGAAGCCATTTTCGGAGATCGAATTTCGCCGTACAATCGTGGTATTATCGGCTTCTTGGTCAGTGCCGTCGTGATTTATCTCACTCAGTTCATCGTCGCTGGCTTCCGCGTAACGATTCTTGGAGCGCTTCTGGCTTCCTTGGTGATCGGGATCATCGACTTGTTTATCCCGATCAAAACACATATGGATTTGCGCAATGGAGATGCCGGAGACAAGCAGGAGACATAG
- a CDS encoding glycosyltransferase family 4 protein gives MNTHNVLIICYIFPPIGGGGVPRPLKMAKYLGEFGWNVHVLTVDPAYHATLDPSLLAQLPSDVTIHRAKEWQLLPNRGGQAASASANTMSTPSQPSFKAKVKKQVVNVLKKVKPYLLIPDDQILWMPNALKLGREIMCREKIDVIFSTSGPVTNHLIAKKLSREFGCKWVADFRDPWTQNMHTSGIEWRERMEERMEEAVMTQADAITTVTATFAYNFREKHQDRIKRMELIYNGFDQADFQGLSPSHAAPDKFHAVYAGILYQKRNPRLLLQGIRELIDEKAVDRNDLLLSFAGVFDYPGYSENRDCVEALGLGDIVRVLGNLPHKEALGLMKGANALLLIGDVSADAGAYIPGKLYEYMGIGNPILALNKRGEATEIIEDFRLGQVADPEQKDEIKQAYLKLYQEWKAQGQMSSEERGADFAERVKPYERREQAKQLARLMDELVKK, from the coding sequence ATGAATACGCACAACGTGTTGATCATATGCTACATATTTCCTCCAATTGGTGGAGGCGGCGTGCCAAGACCTTTGAAAATGGCCAAATATTTGGGGGAGTTTGGCTGGAATGTCCATGTGCTGACAGTAGATCCTGCATATCATGCGACGCTCGATCCATCCCTTTTGGCACAGCTGCCGAGTGATGTCACCATTCACCGTGCGAAGGAGTGGCAGCTGCTGCCGAATCGAGGGGGACAAGCCGCATCAGCGAGTGCCAATACAATGTCCACACCATCACAGCCTTCGTTCAAGGCGAAGGTGAAAAAACAGGTCGTGAATGTGCTGAAAAAAGTGAAGCCTTACTTGTTGATTCCAGACGACCAAATCCTGTGGATGCCGAATGCGCTCAAGCTGGGGCGGGAAATTATGTGCCGTGAAAAGATCGACGTGATTTTTTCCACATCGGGACCGGTAACGAACCATTTAATTGCAAAAAAGCTTTCCCGTGAGTTTGGCTGCAAATGGGTAGCGGATTTCCGTGATCCGTGGACGCAAAATATGCACACCTCTGGCATCGAATGGCGGGAGCGCATGGAAGAGCGAATGGAGGAGGCAGTGATGACCCAAGCGGATGCGATCACGACCGTTACCGCAACCTTCGCTTATAATTTTCGCGAGAAGCACCAGGACCGCATCAAGCGGATGGAGCTGATCTACAATGGGTTTGATCAGGCTGATTTTCAAGGGTTGTCCCCTAGCCATGCTGCTCCGGACAAATTTCATGCGGTGTACGCAGGTATTTTGTATCAAAAGCGCAACCCACGCCTACTTCTGCAAGGCATCCGGGAACTTATCGATGAAAAAGCAGTAGACCGAAATGATCTCTTGCTCAGCTTTGCCGGGGTGTTCGATTATCCGGGGTATTCCGAAAATCGCGACTGTGTAGAAGCATTGGGGCTGGGTGACATCGTTCGCGTACTGGGAAACCTGCCGCATAAAGAAGCACTCGGATTGATGAAAGGCGCGAATGCCCTCTTGCTGATCGGGGATGTGTCCGCTGACGCAGGAGCGTATATTCCGGGCAAGCTCTACGAATACATGGGGATCGGCAACCCGATTCTTGCTCTGAACAAAAGAGGTGAAGCGACAGAGATTATTGAAGATTTCCGTCTCGGACAAGTAGCCGATCCAGAGCAAAAAGACGAGATCAAGCAAGCATACCTGAAGCTGTATCAAGAGTGGAAAGCGCAAGGGCAAATGAGTAGCGAGGAACGCGGAGCGGATTTTGCAGAGCGTGTGAAACCGTATGAGCGTCGTGAGCAGGCGAAGCAATTGGCGCGATTGATGGATGAACTGGTAAAAAAATAG
- a CDS encoding DUF350 domain-containing protein gives MESLLHNPYFATAAYFTVSGLAMVLFLAIFELVTRYRVWEELKRGNMAVAMATGGKIFGIANIFRYSIQAHLSLGEALIWATFGFFLLLSAYFIFEFMTPTFNVDQEIAKDNRAIGFIAMVLSIGFSYIIGASLPR, from the coding sequence ATGGAAAGCCTTCTGCACAATCCATATTTTGCAACTGCAGCTTATTTTACTGTGTCTGGACTGGCGATGGTTTTATTCTTAGCCATTTTTGAACTGGTGACGCGTTATCGTGTTTGGGAAGAATTGAAGCGTGGGAACATGGCAGTAGCCATGGCAACAGGCGGGAAAATTTTTGGGATCGCGAACATTTTCCGCTATTCCATTCAGGCGCATTTGTCTTTGGGTGAAGCGTTGATTTGGGCGACATTCGGATTTTTCCTGTTGCTGTCTGCTTACTTCATTTTTGAATTCATGACCCCTACTTTTAATGTCGACCAGGAAATTGCAAAAGATAACAGGGCCATTGGTTTTATTGCGATGGTCCTGTCCATCGGTTTTTCGTATATCATAGGGGCATCCTTGCCTCGTTAG
- a CDS encoding M55 family metallopeptidase, whose amino-acid sequence MKLFLSVDMEGISGIVDTSYINPHSGVNYQRGRQFMTDDANAVIEAALESGVTEIVVADSHNTMNNILWEKLHPKARLLAGSPRDSSMMEGLDESFDAAMFIGYHTRQGIPGVLSHTMSGVVHNMYINGQVVGEFGFNAAIAGMHNVPVVMVSGDNLIAVEAQELIPGIQTAIVKEAVSRTAAICLSREEATAELKRKTANALRNRNNIQPFRTAVPVELAMEFSHAGQAEMAAIVPGTRYETATNTVYYNAANPQDMYKTMRAMLNLASGAEFF is encoded by the coding sequence ATGAAACTATTTCTTTCGGTAGACATGGAAGGTATTTCAGGCATTGTGGATACGAGTTATATTAACCCGCATTCAGGCGTTAACTATCAGCGTGGTCGCCAGTTTATGACGGACGATGCCAATGCAGTCATTGAAGCTGCACTTGAGTCTGGCGTAACCGAAATTGTGGTAGCAGACAGCCACAACACGATGAACAACATTCTCTGGGAAAAGCTCCATCCAAAAGCGAGACTGTTGGCAGGTTCTCCACGCGATTCATCCATGATGGAAGGACTCGATGAGAGCTTTGATGCAGCGATGTTTATCGGCTATCATACCCGCCAAGGGATTCCTGGCGTGCTCAGTCATACGATGTCCGGTGTGGTTCACAATATGTATATCAACGGACAAGTCGTGGGTGAATTCGGCTTTAACGCCGCGATTGCGGGCATGCACAACGTTCCTGTTGTCATGGTGTCTGGTGATAATCTCATCGCCGTCGAAGCACAGGAACTGATCCCAGGCATTCAAACAGCGATCGTGAAGGAAGCTGTATCCCGCACGGCTGCTATCTGTCTCTCGCGTGAAGAAGCGACCGCTGAACTAAAGCGCAAGACGGCCAACGCTTTGCGCAACCGGAACAACATCCAGCCATTCCGTACAGCTGTACCTGTAGAGCTGGCGATGGAATTCTCCCATGCAGGACAAGCCGAGATGGCTGCAATTGTCCCGGGCACTCGCTATGAAACAGCAACAAACACGGTTTATTACAATGCAGCAAATCCGCAAGATATGTACAAAACGATGCGCGCTATGCTGAACCTGGCGTCGGGTGCTGAGTTTTTCTAA
- a CDS encoding cold-shock protein, which translates to MERGRVKWFNSEKGFGFIERDGGDDVFVHFSAIQGEGYKSLDEGQEVEFDVENGQRGPQATNVRKL; encoded by the coding sequence ATGGAACGTGGAAGAGTAAAGTGGTTCAACAGTGAAAAAGGTTTCGGTTTTATCGAGCGTGATGGTGGAGATGACGTATTCGTTCACTTCTCCGCTATTCAGGGCGAAGGGTACAAATCCTTGGACGAAGGGCAAGAGGTTGAGTTTGACGTAGAAAACGGACAACGCGGTCCTCAAGCGACGAACGTTCGGAAACTATAA
- a CDS encoding nucleotide sugar dehydrogenase, translating into MTQPVSVAVVGLGFVGLPLALTYAMKGANVIGIDVVPHVVDEINAAHSHHLESYQGKTLPEILKEQIEAKRFRATTSYEEAAAEVHNYIVTVGLPVHNGDPDLGPLKSCAQSLGRVLKKGDTIMIRSTVVPGTTEDVILPILEETSGLVAGVDFYLTYCSERIAEGRAFEEFIHMPLVLGGINEQSAEKGKELLSFISETDITITDIRVVETAKVIENIQRDVNIAMVQEFARFSEAFGIDTFELIKVANTHTRVNLLSPGPGVGGFCLPNALYYLQPKARELEVNLPILQLARNTNDAVPEVLIGMLEQALKKNGKTLAGSRVAVLGMAMKDFSNDDRVSPVHDLIKLLMAKGVDVRSYDPAVPTIYDHKVDSLDKAVNGADALFLTAVQKEFAEADWANVAEKMAEAPILFDTKNRIPRDLVCKATVVRI; encoded by the coding sequence ATGACTCAACCTGTAAGCGTAGCTGTTGTGGGATTGGGGTTTGTAGGCTTGCCGTTGGCGCTTACCTATGCCATGAAAGGAGCAAACGTCATCGGTATTGACGTCGTACCGCATGTCGTCGATGAGATCAATGCGGCACATTCCCATCACCTGGAGTCCTATCAGGGAAAAACGTTGCCAGAGATCCTCAAAGAGCAGATTGAAGCAAAACGTTTCCGTGCAACGACCTCCTACGAGGAAGCTGCTGCGGAAGTCCATAACTATATTGTAACAGTCGGATTGCCTGTCCATAACGGCGATCCTGATCTCGGACCGCTGAAAAGCTGTGCGCAATCGCTCGGTCGCGTACTGAAAAAAGGCGATACCATCATGATCCGCAGTACCGTCGTACCAGGAACGACAGAAGATGTGATTCTGCCGATTTTGGAAGAAACAAGCGGTCTTGTGGCTGGTGTCGATTTCTATCTGACATACTGCTCGGAGCGAATTGCAGAGGGGCGTGCTTTTGAAGAGTTCATCCACATGCCGCTCGTTCTGGGGGGCATTAATGAACAAAGTGCTGAAAAAGGAAAAGAGTTGTTGTCCTTCATCAGCGAGACGGACATCACGATCACGGATATCCGCGTAGTCGAGACAGCAAAAGTCATCGAAAACATCCAGCGTGATGTAAACATTGCAATGGTACAGGAATTCGCTCGTTTCTCCGAGGCGTTCGGCATCGATACGTTTGAGCTGATCAAGGTTGCCAATACGCACACGCGTGTAAACCTGTTATCGCCAGGACCGGGTGTAGGCGGCTTCTGTTTGCCGAATGCGCTGTACTACTTGCAGCCTAAGGCACGTGAATTGGAAGTGAACCTGCCGATTTTGCAGTTGGCTCGCAACACGAACGATGCGGTGCCAGAAGTGTTGATCGGCATGCTCGAGCAAGCTTTGAAGAAAAATGGCAAGACATTGGCAGGAAGCCGCGTAGCTGTATTGGGGATGGCGATGAAAGACTTTTCCAATGACGACCGCGTAAGCCCTGTCCACGACCTGATCAAGCTGCTCATGGCAAAAGGAGTAGACGTTCGTTCCTACGATCCGGCTGTTCCGACTATCTATGATCACAAGGTTGACAGTCTGGACAAAGCAGTGAATGGAGCAGATGCGTTGTTCCTGACTGCTGTGCAAAAGGAATTTGCTGAGGCAGATTGGGCGAATGTTGCTGAAAAAATGGCGGAAGCACCGATCCTCTTCGATACGAAGAACCGCATCCCGCGTGACCTTGTCTGCAAGGCGACTGTGGTGCGCATTTAA